Genomic window (Sphingomonas sp. S1-29):
TCCCCTGCAGGATCGCCGCCTGCACCAGCATCACCACCAGCCAATGCCCGCAATCCCCGGCGATCCCGCCCGCGCGCACCCCGCGCAGCCGCAGCGTCACCACCAACGCCGGCACGACGAACCCGATCCAGATCACCACCGCGCTCCCCAGCGACATCGTCCACCGATCGGCCTGCGCCGGCGCCAGGATCAGCGCCCCCGCAAGGATCGCGCAAAGCCAGAACTCGGCAACGAACGCAGCGACCAACAACCCCACACTCCCGCCCCGCCGAAGCTGGTCGCGATACCACACCGCCCCGATCGCAAGCCCGGCAAGCGTGGCGACTAGGATGGGCATGAGGTTTTGAAGAATGTAGATCATGGGTGCGAGGGTAGGCCAACCAAGGGTGCCGCGCTACCGGTGACACGAGCCTTTTGCCATTATGAATGTACGTGGCGCGGTCTAAGTCTACGTGTTAGATAAAGTGCATGCTTATTCGGCACTTCTTGCTCGCAGCTATTTTAATGACCGCTCCCGCGAGCGTCGCGCAGCCTCGCCAGTCTGCAAAAGACTGCAAGGTTTCCGACATACGCTCGCAGCAGGTGGCAACCGATGCCGCCGCATCGTCAATCAAGATCGAGGTTCTCGCCCCCGACACCTTACGGCTGTCATCGGTGGAGCAGTTCGAAGGCCCCTGTGCCGCTAACATAAGCGCTGCATTCATGGGGCAGCTTCTGCTCGATGATGGCACGGCTGGGGAACAAAGTGCTGACGTCCCGGGCACGTATATCCGACGGGATAGCGCCCCCTTGTTCGAAGACGGGTATGATCGCCGGACAGTTGCTGAAAAAAAACTGCCGCGTTGGCGCGATACTTCCCCGATCAACAGCGCGCGCGTGAATGCAAAGCTGGAAGGTGGCGACTTCGTCGGCGTCTGGCGTGATGGTGGAGTTTGGGGCGCTCGGTCCTTCACCCAGCATTCCGATCGCCGCCTGTCGCAATCCCTCCAGCTGTTTTCGTCAAGGCTGCCCATTCGCGACATTCGGTATTTCCCGTCTCCGGATTCTTCCTCTGGCGTGCTGGGTATCCTTCAAGAGATGCCCGATGGTCGCGTCAGAACCTTAAACTTCCAATGGTGGCACCGCAGCGCTTTTTCGAAAAACGTATGGTAGAAAGGCGGCGTCGGGTTTCGCACAATCCGCCGCGATCAGGGCATTGGCGCCGTGTGGATCAGCACTAATATCGATACCGTGTCGCTCTACAATGGCGGCTTTCTACCAGACCGGCCAATTGCGTCAGCTGGATTGGCACAGGCACGACGCTTCCCACCGCACCGCTGTCCTACAAGCGCGAGCTTTGGTACGAACGTCGCATGAACACGCTTCCCGCATCCCCACCGGCTTCGCGTTTCGCGACGCGGAAAGGGCGAATCCGGGGGGTACGTAGTGTAGCTTTTGTAGCTTTCCGAGGCTCCGAATCACCAAATCCACCCGTTCCCAACCACCCCGGCCTCGCATAGCCTCGCGCCCATGACCCGCATCGCCACCTATGCGCAGTTCTGGCCGCATTACCTGCGCGAGCACGCCAGGCCCGAGACGCGGCGGCTGCATTATATCGGCACCGCGCTCACGCTGGTATTGCTCGTCGTCGCGATCGGCGCGGGCGGGTGGTGGTGGGCTACCGTGCCGTTGGCAGGCTATGGCTTCGCCTGGTACGCCCATTTCCGCGTCGAGCGAAACCGGCCCGCCACCTTCACCCATCCTTGGTGGTCGCTGCTCAGCGACTTTCGCATGTTCTTCCTGGCGGTGGGCGGCAGGCTGGCGCCGCATCTCGAGCGCGCTGGGGTGGCAACCGGGCGTTGACCGGCTGACAGCAGGTGTTGCTTGCCGCGCACACCCGCAAATCCCTATCTCTGGTCCATGCAGACAACCAACGATACGCTCGCCTTGATCGGAAACACCCCGCTGGTCCGCCTCAAGGGGCCGAGCGAGGCTGCCGGGGCCGAGATCTTCGCCAAGTGCGAATTCACCAACCCGGGCGCCAGCGTGAAGGATCGCGCGGCATTGTTCATCGTCCAGGATGCCGAAGCGCGCGGATTGCTTCAGCCGGGCGGCACGATCGTCGAGGGGACCGCGGGCAATACCGGGATCGGGCTGGCGCTGGTCGCCAATGCCAAGGGCTATCGCACGATCATCGTGATGCCCGAGACGCAGAGCCGCGAGAAGATGGATACGCTGCGCGCGCTCGGGGCCGAGCTGGTGCTGGTGCCCGCCGCGCCCTATTCGAACCCCGGCCATTTCGTCCACACCTCGCGCCGGATCGCCGACGAGACGCCGGGTGCGATCTGGGCCAACCAGTTCGACAATATCGCCAACCGCCGCGCGCATATCGTCGGCACTTCGAGCGAGATTTGGGAACAAATGGAAGGCCGGATCGACGGCTTCACCTGCGCCGCGGGCACCGGCGGCACGATCGCCGGGGTCGGGCTGGGGCTCAAGGAGCGTGATCCCAATGTGACGATCGCGCTCACCGATCCGCACGGCGCCGCGCTGTTCAACTATTACGCGCATGGCGAACTGAAATCCGAAGGTTCGTCGGTTGCCGAGGGGATCGGGCAGGGGCGGATCACCGCCAATCTGGAGGGCGCGCCGATCGACACCCAGTTCCGCGTCTCGGACGAGGAGGGCCTCGAATGGATGCGCCGGCTGCTCGCCGAAGAGGGGCTGTGCCTGGGGCTGTCGTCGGGGATCAACGTCGCCGGCGCGGTGCGGCTGGCGCGGCAGCTCGGCGCGGGCAGCCGGGTGGTGACGATCCTGTGCGACACCGGCTTTCGCTATCTCTCGACGCTGTACGATCGCGATTGGCTGACCGCCAAGGGGCTGTCGGTGCCGGCCGCGCTGGCGCCGCGCTGACACCGCGGTCGACAAGTCGCGGCGGGATGGTTACTTTCCTGGTATCGTGATGCCACCCACCATCGACCAAAGCCAGGCAATGCAGCGTATCCGGGTCGCAATGACCGGGCTCGCGCTGGTCGTGCTGCTGATCACGATCGCCAGCGCGATCTTCAGTTCGGTCGACCGCCAGGCGCCGGTCGAGGCGATCGGCTCGTCGAAACCCGATGTCGTCGCGAACATGACGTTGCTCGGCAACAGCGTCGCGGCGCCAGCGCCGCAGGACGAGCCGCTCGCCGAACTCGGCGTTGCGCCGAGCCGCAGCTCGGGCGAGGTCGCCAACGTCGTGGTGACCGAGCAGCCGTCGGCGCCGCGTTAAGCATCTTCTTTCATTTTCCGGCAATGCGTTACCAGCCGATCCTCCACGGCGCAAAAAGAACATAACAAGACCAAAAGTGTACATCGTGCCTTTGTGGATGCTGGTGGGGCAAAGTGGGGCGAAAAGGCATAGATTTCCATTGTAGCGACCCCCTCGATTTGGTACGAAATTCCCGCGGGGCACGTTCCTCTTCGTCATCCGATATCAGCCGAGGCCAGGTCGTGGTTTCGGGCGGGGAGGGGCTGTGTGTGCTCCCGATGAAGGGCGCGGGTGGCAGACAGGGAACTCTTTTACGGCTTCACGCTGCAGTCGGTCGACGACAAGGGTCGCGTCGCGATTCCCGCCGACCTGCGCGTCGTGCTCGACCGTAATACCCCGCCGCAGGAGCCGCCGGTCCGCACCGTGCTGGTCGGCCGCGACGCCGCATTGAACTGCCTGCTGTGCTACGACGTCACCTGGGCGCGCCAGCTCAACGACGATTTCAATCATCTCCGCCGCCTCGCCGCCGAACAGGGTCGCCCCTTCGACGAAAAGGCCGAGCGCCGCGCGAATCGCGTCGAAATCGCCAATTACGACCCCAGCGGCCGCTTCGTGCTGCCCGCCTATGAGCGCCAGCGCGCCGGGATCGGCAAATGGGCGTTCTTCGCGGGCGACGGCGATCGCTTCCAGGTGTGGGCACCCGAAACGCTTCTCGCCGCCGAGATCGACGATCCCGATCTGCAGGATCGCTGCCGCTTCTACATGGCGCAGAAGAAGGTGGTGCTGTGACCGCGCCGCACGTCCCCGTCCTGCTCGACGAAGTGATCGCCGGCCTCGCGATCGTCCCCGGTGAGCGGCATGTCGACGCAACCTTCGGCGCGGGCGGTTATACCCGCGCGATGCTCGAAGCCGGCGCGCGGGTGATCGGCTTCGACCGCGACCCGCACGCGATCCGCGACGGGCAGGCGATGGCAGCGGCGAGCGACGGCGCGCTGATTCTGGTCGAATCGCCCTTCTCGGCGCTCGAAAGCGAGCTGGCGGCGCGCGACGCGGTGCCGGTCGACGGCGTCACGATGGATATCGGCGTCTCGTCGATGCAGCTCGACCAGCCCGAGCGCGGCTTTTCGTTCCAGGGCGACGGCCCGCTCGACATGCGGATGAGCCAGGCGGGCGAGAGCGCCGCCGATTTCCTCAACACCGCCGACGAGGAAGCGATTGCCGACGTCCTCTATCGCTATGGCGAGGAGCCGCGCTCACGCCGCGTCGCGCGTGCGATCGTCGCCGCTCGCCCGCTTGCCCGCACCGGCGAGCTCGCCTCGGTCGTCCGCCGGTCGCTCGGCTACAAGCCGCACGACAAGAAGGACCCCGCGACACGGACCTTCCAGGCGATCCGCATCCATCTCAACCGCGAGCTGGACGAGCTGGTCGACGGCCTCGCCGCCGCCGAGCGTGTGCTCGCGCCCGGCGGCCGGCTGGCGGTGGTAACCTTTCACAGCCTGGAGGATCGGCTGGTGAAGCGCTTTTTTCGCGAACGGTCGGGCAGCGAGCCCGCCGGATCGCGGCATCGGCCGGCGGCGCTGTCGCCCCGGCCGCCAAGCTTCGAGCAACCGGCGCGCGCTGTGCGCGCCGGCGAAGACGAGATCGCGCGCAACCCGCGCGCGCGCTCGGCAACCTTGCGTGTAGCCCGGCGTACCGCGGCAGCCCCATGGGGGCAGGGAGAAAACTGATGGCGGCAAAGAGCTTGAAGGGCTTTGGCTGGTTTCTGTGCGGCGTGCTGGTAGCGCCGCCCTGCTATCTGGTATCGTCCTGGGTGGCGACCGAACGCGCGCGGGTCGAAAGCCTGCAGCGTGCGATCGTGTCGGCGCAGCGCGAAATTCGCGACCTCGAAACCGAATTCCAGACGCGCTCGAGCATCGCCCAGCTCGAACGCTGGAATGGCGACGTGCTCGCGCTCGCCGCACCGCGCCCCGAACAATATGTCGCGGGCGAGGAAGCGCTGGCGCAGCTGCATGTCGCGACGCCGGGCGAAGCCACCGTCCAGCAGGCGGCGTTCATCGTCCCCGCCGGGCTGTATGACAACGATCTCCACCGCGCGAACCAGCAGCAGCTGGCAGCGGCCAGCCCGGCTGTGCCCGCTACATCGGCGCCGGA
Coding sequences:
- a CDS encoding DUF1761 domain-containing protein yields the protein MPILVATLAGLAIGAVWYRDQLRRGGSVGLLVAAFVAEFWLCAILAGALILAPAQADRWTMSLGSAVVIWIGFVVPALVVTLRLRGVRAGGIAGDCGHWLVVMLVQAAILQGIGLVAPAG
- a CDS encoding DUF962 domain-containing protein, whose product is MTRIATYAQFWPHYLREHARPETRRLHYIGTALTLVLLVVAIGAGGWWWATVPLAGYGFAWYAHFRVERNRPATFTHPWWSLLSDFRMFFLAVGGRLAPHLERAGVATGR
- a CDS encoding cysteine synthase A; protein product: MQTTNDTLALIGNTPLVRLKGPSEAAGAEIFAKCEFTNPGASVKDRAALFIVQDAEARGLLQPGGTIVEGTAGNTGIGLALVANAKGYRTIIVMPETQSREKMDTLRALGAELVLVPAAPYSNPGHFVHTSRRIADETPGAIWANQFDNIANRRAHIVGTSSEIWEQMEGRIDGFTCAAGTGGTIAGVGLGLKERDPNVTIALTDPHGAALFNYYAHGELKSEGSSVAEGIGQGRITANLEGAPIDTQFRVSDEEGLEWMRRLLAEEGLCLGLSSGINVAGAVRLARQLGAGSRVVTILCDTGFRYLSTLYDRDWLTAKGLSVPAALAPR
- a CDS encoding division/cell wall cluster transcriptional repressor MraZ — translated: MADRELFYGFTLQSVDDKGRVAIPADLRVVLDRNTPPQEPPVRTVLVGRDAALNCLLCYDVTWARQLNDDFNHLRRLAAEQGRPFDEKAERRANRVEIANYDPSGRFVLPAYERQRAGIGKWAFFAGDGDRFQVWAPETLLAAEIDDPDLQDRCRFYMAQKKVVL
- the rsmH gene encoding 16S rRNA (cytosine(1402)-N(4))-methyltransferase RsmH, whose product is MTAPHVPVLLDEVIAGLAIVPGERHVDATFGAGGYTRAMLEAGARVIGFDRDPHAIRDGQAMAAASDGALILVESPFSALESELAARDAVPVDGVTMDIGVSSMQLDQPERGFSFQGDGPLDMRMSQAGESAADFLNTADEEAIADVLYRYGEEPRSRRVARAIVAARPLARTGELASVVRRSLGYKPHDKKDPATRTFQAIRIHLNRELDELVDGLAAAERVLAPGGRLAVVTFHSLEDRLVKRFFRERSGSEPAGSRHRPAALSPRPPSFEQPARAVRAGEDEIARNPRARSATLRVARRTAAAPWGQGEN